The genomic segment TTTTGTTTATAACCGtctatttatttaaaaactgTCTATTTTATAGGAACAAGGTTGCATTTGTATTTGGTACGACTACTGTTTACGATATATGGATATGTGGAACGAGGGGTAAGAAAAACAATACTACAAATCACACAAATGCTGTGATGTAGTCTCCTGGGCAACCTTTCTTGGATGCTTCCGAATGACTGCGCAAGAGACTAGCTGCGATGTAGAAAGCCAACAATATCAGGCATCACAGCAGAAGATTAATTGATAAGGACGTACTTGTTTCTAACTTGCATTTTCTCTCGTTCTGCATACTGTCGAACTTCGTCGTCAAGTATAAGGTTATAGATACCCGACACGGTGTCGTAACGATTTCGCGATAAGTGCATTTCGATCTTTGACTTCGGCATCTTGGTGAGCGCAGACACCTTGTCTAGAACCTGTGATTGGCAGATTAAAATACTGTCATGATTACCCAGtgattataataaaagaaagagaagACCTTGTCATAGCGTGTAACTTATTCTGAGCACAATGTGTGATATAGAACAAAAAGGCTTCCAGTGGTCATAAGAAGCCATTTACCTTTGCTATAATCTGAGGATCGACTTCCGGTGCGACGTACGGTTCCAGAGGCCACGTGCCTTTAGACGTCAACCAGGGGTGGGCCATCAGTTCAGTCAGGGATATTCTGAGTTGAGGATTGGGTTCTAGAAGCTTCCGTAGCACATCTCTGCATTCTGTTGATCAATTGATATCAGTGGCCTAGGCACGTGAGCACACGTTATACACGCCCTGATTTCCACATATCCGAAAAAATTGGGGACTTACGCAGGGAGATCACGTGAACTTTCTgggcccgtcacaccagagaacgacgaaaaaataaaatctttagatgaaactaaaccctttctgaaaaaactagcttttttcgtaagcgctgaataagtttctttttgccgctaaaagcctagtttgccacccaaacagtcacgtgatctcttagcgcaagtcaaAAGTTCGGTGGAGCCTGATACTAAGATGCTGTATGCAATGTGTAAAATGTTAATGATTGACATCCTTATCAGCTATTAATAAATGTTTTCTATCCGATTCCTATCCAGTCGCGTACCTGGTGAGAGGGTCGCCAGGTATTTACTGTGAATGGCATTCAACCCACGCGACATCTGATCCACGAGGTCATTCCGACCACGCCCACCGGAGTGAGGCGTCCTGAGGATCAGAAAATTAGCAAATGCAGATACGGGCTGCCTGAAAAGAACGGACAATAGatggacggacggacagaagTGGGGACGGAGGGACAATTGAATAGAtgagacagacggacggacagagtGACAGATAATCGGACGGACTGACAAAAGAAAGGACAGACAAAGGGACGGGCTCAGACAGACTAACAGTTGAACAttcagacagacggacggacggacggtcAGATAAACAGACGTACGGACACAAACAGACTAACAGTTAGTCAAACAGACAAACGATCAGACGGAAACTTCTTACCTAAACGGAAGTTTTCCTACAACCATGCCAAAGGTTATTATGCCTCTGAAAGCAATTAAGGCAGAAGCGTGTTAGCGAGTCTTTATCGGCGCTTTTTCGAATAAAAAACTACATTCACGTTTGGCGTTCATTAGGGGACTTGCGTTTAATAgaggacttgcgctaagaaatCACATGAGCTTTTTTGGTGGCAAAATCAAGCCAAATAAACGCGACTGCATCCATCACGCCAAAGAACgacgaagaaataaaaaatcttCCTGTCTTTATTAGTAAGAGCTAAaaagcggcaaaataacagcaacaaaaataaacttatttagcgcttacgaaaaaaagacagaattcttttttttagaaatggtTTAGTTTCCATtttctggtgtgacgggctcAGTCATTtccgaattttttttttgtttcattatTTTGACctagaaaggtcacgtgatctcttagcgcaagtcccctatttcCGAAACACTGTTCTCATAAAGCATATGAATGGTACGTGTTTATAAGCCAATCATGGCGCGCGTACTAGCGTACTTACAAACTCCATATGTCGACTTCCCCGCCGTAACGACAGCCTTTTTTGAAGAGTTCAGGCGCCGCGTACTCCGGGGACCCACATTGAGTCTTCAACAGTTCTCCACCACTGTATTTGTTGCTCAGACCGAAATCTAAGAAGATTAGGAAACAAATTCCAATTTTTTAGACACAGATTATAGATTGCGTGAGCTTGTCAATCTTTTTGTGTCGTGCCATATTTGGTCATCAAGGTTGAAAGACAAAATGAAGCGgtttttctttcttgaatCAGACTTTTTTCCTGTTTGTCATAGAAGACTATTCCATACCACCCCAAAGATGGCTTTGCGCCGAAAGTTGCCGACaagaaaatttgaatttaaacATTCCAGAATTTTGGGGTCCTGTGGCACGCACAGGTATCCCAACTTACCAACAATCTTGATGGTCTTTTTGGACTCGTCCAGTAAAATATTCTCCATTTTGAGGTCCCTGTTGAGAGAAAGTGGAGAACCCTGAGCTCAGGTACGTTTCTAAACCTTTTGATGTTCGTTATTATTTGTCTGAGCATGGCTTACTTTTGTGTCACGAAtcgttcaaaacaaaatggcgccAATCTCGAATTCCATCATACATGTGTTGTAATCTAGAGTAAACGCCTCTATTTAAAGAAACGGTAACTTGATCAATATTACGTacatataatatttttatcaatagAGTTCGTGTAGTATTATAGGAGCAACTTCAGAATTCCCTGCCACAAATGTTCTTCAAAAGATGTGGTGCGGGGTTCCCTGCTAGCGGAGGCCTCTGTTCTCTGTTTTTCgccgaactccagcccagcgaaatacagcgaaaagaggcctctgctagcagggaagtgGTAGGGTTGTCTAGCTTAGTAATCTACGGTGTCGGTACctggggggaggagggggggggactaTATCCATGTTGACTTAATAGGGATGGTACTGCTTTATATAAACCAATAATATCAAGGTGGTAATATGGTGGTATATAAACACAGGGGTTAACCAATCATGATAGCAAATACCCATAGATACAGGGGGTAGTTCAGATATTAGACAGGGGTTGTGGAGAGGGAGGAGGAGTTTTGACATTCCATCCAGTGTATAGAGTGAAAAATTAGTATCTTTTTACAAACTAACAAAAGGAAGTGTGGTATTGTGCATGAAAGTTGTGAAAATGTCTGGTATTTTGTGAGGGTTTGAGGGTCTTTTGACGGTCAGGTATTATGTGGAATGTTCTCAGATCTGGCAAGCCTTCATTAAGAAAAAGCACATTTTGGCAAAGGTGATTTGTGTTTGCACACTGTGGCCCTATAGTTATGTGTCTCTTGGGCCAGTTCCTGATCTTTATCAAATTTAAAGGGCTTGAAGTGCTGGGTGCTTTCAGACCCTTCCATCCTGTTTGTAGGTGGGGGAGTCCCACTCCCCTTCCCGGGATACAGTAACATGTAAACAAAGAGTTAACATAAAATCTGGCAAGGTACTAAGCGATGATGAAAATACAAATTTGTCCAGTCAATAAAAGCAAAGGGCGCTTATTGTCGTATACAAACACAGAGCTAAACCAATGATAGCCAGGAACAACCATACTATGAAAACATATGGCAACCAATGATAGCAAAGGTACAACAATACCTATGAAAACATTGGCTTAACCAATGATAGCAATGAACTCTTACAATGGTATATAAATATATGGCATAATGAATGATAGCAAGGGGCCCTTAAATACAGTGGCTTTTAAACGCAGCATAAGTCAGCATTAGAATGACGAATTGCTTTCTGAATTGAGATTTTTATTTGGAATTTGATTGATCCATGTATTGATCTATCTCACATCAATGAGAGAAACTGAAGATATAACCTTTCTACAACAGttcaatcaatcaatacaATTCAAATAAAGGGGCACTCGCACACTTGTTTTATAGAAAGTTTAATGAAGGATTAAAAAAGTGTgcaacataataatataagaTTTCGCCATTGCCTAAAGGCAGAGCTCCTGCCCACACATGTTTTCAGGCTGTGGAGAGGATGCACAAATCAAAAAGCAATAAGCGTAACCATACTGCAAAACCGTTCAAATTCCATGCAAACGAGAGTGTTTTTATAATAGAAATAATGTGTTTGTTTTACTCCATTTGGTATTTACACAAGCTTTGTGCTTCTTGTTTACACCTTTaaaggttgcactcggaaAATCCATGGTTCATaaccgcagtgcttcatgggtaacTAATTAATATGCAAATAAGCTTTAAAGACTTATTCAGGTTTGCAAAACTGtacaattctttttttattcttaagATTGATATTCACAGACCAGGATTCGGCCATGTATACGAATCGAAGACAAGCTAttaatcaacacaaggttgaaaagtatgttaaacgcctctgtgaaacaccAGTAGTTGCGATGACGTTTCAAGCGTTAGCATTTTTGTCGTAGCAAAATTAAAGGCGACGAAGTGCTAAACGCTCAAAACGTCAGCTAAACTattctgtttcacagaggcgtacaCCAtacttttcaaccttgtgttgaatCATAGGTGCGCACATGACAAGATTTACGCTTACGGGGGGTCGCGCAGCAGTTACCTAGCTTCGCTAAAATCATTCCGAATTCAAACAACGTGATACTTATAGTGTCAATATCACAGGTGTTTGTCATAACTTTGTCATGTCAAAAAGCGTTTTCGTTTACTCTCTCGGCTTTGATTTTTATTAATGCCCAAAAATGACCTTTCTTGTCATAAAATAATGAAAACTGGATGGCTTTCCTGaaccatttttttaacttttaatgCAAACTTCAAAGCAGTTTCTTCTAACTTTTTAGTGTCTTTAATTATATATCTTCGTCATGTGTGCTCTGCTTTATCACAAAAATAATACAGGGCGCATTAATTCTATTGGCTCGAATGTTTGAAAATTTCGAGATTTACGCTTTTTTGTATAAACGCTTATCGGAAAGCATACCATCAGTACTGCAATTAAGTTTTTTTGAAACTGTGGCTTTTACCTTTTATCTCCGATTGTTAATAATAacccttgtttttttttttaagaataggAGGGACTATACCCCCACTTTTATTTTATCCCGTGGTTACGATAACAATAAGATACCATTTAGTAGTCGCATGCAGCTGCTTTGCATATTCGGAAGCCATTTCAGTGCGTCGCTCTTTTCTTTTGGCCCCTCTTTAGTTGATTCTAAAAGGATAGCATTTGAATGCCCACCTAAACCggataattaaataaaagataaaatcacCAAAAAGCTTTATCCTAGCAAGTAAGGGACTATAATCTCGGCGCTTTTGCCAAGGAAGGAAACGGCTACTCTCCAAACACCAATGAACGAGTGCCCCTGTGATATTTATAATGATTTAAGAGGTACCCGGTAGGACGCATCACCTAATTAGGTTatcaaacctttcaagttccATCAATGATTTGAGCGGAAATTACCAGCGCTACCTCCGCCTTTGCGCGCTTAGTAACCGCAATATATGCAATCGCTCAGAAACCACGCTCAACTATGTGCTAGCAAACCACAGACAAAGCTCTCACCAAATGGCAACCCACCTAATCCAAACAAATTGGTCATAGATGACAATACTTGGTACTAATATAGTTTGACGGACAATTATCGGTATTAATAtagtttgacaaaaaaacaatatgatACAGGTGACGTGTATCAACAAGAAAACCTGGAAAAATTAGGATGCTTCATCACTCTAACAAGCGAAGCCAAAAATTGAACTAAAACTTCATGTTTCTCAATGTACTTTAGCGATGCATTGGATACTGATAATACGACTCAGACAGAGTCCTTCTTTTTATAGCGGACTTAGTGTTGTACCTCATACATTGGTACATGGAAGCCTGTGTTACAGCCGTCACCGAGCTACCGGCTAAGTACTTTGTGTGACTAAAAGAACAGGAAAGCCATAAAAAAACTAAGTAGAACTTAGCTTTTACAACGAATGGCATCACTCAATGGGTATTTATTAgttatattattaataattatttatagTCATTATCCACGGTAATCTTGCAGACTGTCTCTACGAGGTCATAGCGAGTTATATCACTAAACCTGAGATTGATCAGGAGATTTTTCTAGCTTTCACAATCCAATTCGTAATTTCGCGCCAGCCGTAATCCTAAACCATTGTAATATCTGGAAATATACCCATACTCAATCAAAGCAAATTAGTCAAGAAGGCCTTAGTTTGTAAGTATGCACTTATTATGCATATCGGTTACACTTGCACCGCGGCACTTTCTCTGTCAAGCTCGGGGGGTTTCGGCTCTAGAGGTGTCTTAGGCAGGACCGTCAGTGTTACACAATGTAAGAACGCTTGGCGAAAGCGCAATCCCCCCGTCTTACTCTGCAATACCTGTTGCAAAACTTTTCAAGATAACATCTCAAGGGAGGCTATATATTCACCGTGTGCTAAGCGTTAGTCTTATTAGGCCGAGCGTGGTGTTGGTCGGTTTGGCTTGTTGCTATGGCACCGGCTTCAGAGTCACCCTGACACATAACACGACATGCAGGCATTGTTTAATGACACGGGTGTGAAATTACTGAAGAATAGAGCCGCTTGTGTTGGACCTAATCCCACTAGTCCCCAGTAGGACGTTATTCTGGTACCAGAGGTTACTCACGCACCTGTGAACGATGCCTTGCTCGTGTAAATGATGCAAGGCCGACACTATCTGGCGCACAATCGGCCTAGCTTGTGTCTCGGACAATCGCGACTCCTGGTGTGAGCGGATGAGTCCTAGCAGCTCCCCTCCTGGGATGTATTCTGTCACCAGACAGTAAACCCCACGTTGTTTGAGGGTCTCGTACAGCTTGACAATATTCGGATGGTGTGCTCGTTTTAAGAGCAGAGCCTCGCGTAGAATATTCCTCTTTACGTAGTCATCTTTGATTTTACGAGTGTCAATCACCTTGACTGCAACCTAGAAATCAAAGCGCGATAAGATAAAAAGTGTTGtaatagcattttttttaattgttgtgGGTTGTGCCTGACTCACAAGACGGGCTGACCCCAAAGGTCCACACGTTCTTTAACACAATGGAACACAATGCAGATAATGCGTTCATACGAAGTTATTGTTTGCTTTGttttataattgcaaattctaGGCCGGTGGAAACATGGATCACTTACCTTGGATTTTGTAACGCGATTAAAGGCAAGCTCCACGAATGCAAAATTCCCTTTCCCAAGACGCGTACCGGAAAGATCATATGTACCAATACGCTTGATCGAAAAGCTGTTTAGGTCACCCATGGCCGTTGATTTGTTTACTAAATAAAAATCCTAGTGAATATTTTGTAAACAGTGCAGACCCCGCGGCATTTGCAATTTACGAGTGGCATGTGTGATCAATTTATTTCGGCCAATCAGAACAAGGCATTGTGGCCGCACGCGACCCGCTATTGTTCGTCATTGTTTGGCTAAGTCAAcgcgcgcgctctgattggatAACGAACACTAGCGCACGCTCTGACGCGTGCCACTAAACCGCTCTACCACTTGAGTCACCAGAAGCCAATATCACCCTAATGCAGAATGCGATTGTTGTATTCTTCCTTTTCGCAAATAACTCAACCACGAGATTTTTTAAGCGTTCCGAAAATAGTAATGCAATAAAGCAAATAATTGTACTTTTCACACTTTTGAAATGAGCACGCGGATCGCGTTATGCCGTGTTCGCGGGTTTATTTTTCGCCGCGTGGGTCGAGTTTTTGTAAAGAAGCGCACGCATGTAGTACACGGTTTAGTTTTGGaccaaaacaaacatttctaTCCAGGTCAACGATTAAACTCCAGTGCTTGAATACTTTCGAAATTCTagcgcataaaatatttatatctGGAGTGAATAACGCAATTATTATAAGTTTAATTTTGAATTGCAAGCTTGCTCGACCAAATCAGACCACAACCAATTCTAGGTGACATCTGAAATTTACTCTTGCCAAACCGCGAGTCAAGTGAGCCCACCACCAACGAGCCAAGACATTTGTTGCCAATACTTGATCACAAGTTTGTCTAAATGAAATAAGTGAAAATTAACGATAAATAGACGGCCCAGGTTGCATCCACCGTAACCCCACCCTATGATACGCCGAGCGCTCAACAGCCGCCAGCAACAGATGGCTTGCACTGCGCGCTGATTTACTGTCCCTACGACGTGCAAACCCCTCGCCGGTTCCACGTCAAAAGAACCACACGTTTCTTACTGTAGGTGCGAACAAGTACGAGCAGGGTACCCGTTTTCCCGTTCTTTCGGGTGATAAAAAATTCAGGATGTTCAGTGGGGCGAAACGTGCCGCTCTAAAAACACGATGTTTGCAAGCCGCGCGCGCTAACTCGGGAATTTCACAGGCGCGAGGTTTCGAAACAGATCGTATGTAGGCCCTTGGATTATGCTAAATGCCATGTAACATGCAGTAGCACGTCGAAGCGTTCAAACAATAAATGACTTTTGCCACTCAGTCGAACATGTCACAACACACAAACTCAATTttcataataatataattctGTCGATCTTCGCTCGTATGTATTTTACAAATACTGTCTCTCGTTGCGGAGGAAACTCAATTTGTGCGAATACGGAAGAATTGACATTTCAATTATTATAGTAATGTCTTTTTACTATAAGAGTAATAAAACATCTCTAAAACGAGAATACGCTAGATACATATACAAAGCGTACACTTTAGAACGAGAAAAAATATTCACATGTGgaagtctttagaaaattgtCTGGGACTGGCGGGAAGAAACCACCTTACGACTGTGTTATAGAAAAGAATTCGCTCTATTTAAAACGAGAGCCTTGGTCAGCCAGGCTGACCGTATCGAAAGAAAGctacaaaataatattaaaagtaACTAAAAAATGGACTAAAGTTGATCTAGGCTGTTTTCAAGCCACTGGCCTTGTATAAGTTCGGAGACCTCCGGTGGCGTGTAGAGATCGGGGAAGTCGAACTGGCCACCATTAGCGCCGTCAAGTCCAAACAGCGGCGACACAGGAAGACTGTTCAGATTTAGAGTAGAGAGTTCAAGATTTGGCCAGCCGCTTGGTATTTGGTGGTTGTTATGCGCGGCTTGTTGGTGATTAGAATTTATCCCTTGCGCATTTTGTTCGGTCTTGAAAGCTTGGTCGAAATCTTCGTACAGTGAAAGCTGGTCGATGGGCTCCTCCGGGGTGACTCCGATAGAGTCGGGGACGTTTGGTGGAGGGGTGATAGGTCCTAGGTCCCGTCTTTGCTTCTTGTAAGTAGGTTCGCTCATCGAGTTAAACTTCTTCGCAGAACTCGACCCGTAATAACTACCCATTTGTGCACCGGGTAACGCTTCACGCTTGGTTCCAAGCGCAGTTACCGTTAAGTTCTTACGCGAGC from the Nematostella vectensis chromosome 4, jaNemVect1.1, whole genome shotgun sequence genome contains:
- the LOC116611748 gene encoding transcription factor Sox-11-A, with protein sequence MMMVLQNSEFRASPSPPHSLSGGMDDQVDATQATHESKKKSDMQHVKRPMNAFMVWSQIERRKMAEEHPDMHNAEISKRLGKRWKLLSESEKRPFVEESERLRIRHMQAYPDYKYRPRKKKQPAKAKPGDAKPAASEQSSRKNLTVTALGTKREALPGAQMGSYYGSSSAKKFNSMSEPTYKKQRRDLGPITPPPNVPDSIGVTPEEPIDQLSLYEDFDQAFKTEQNAQGINSNHQQAAHNNHQIPSGWPNLELSTLNLNSLPVSPLFGLDGANGGQFDFPDLYTPPEVSELIQGQWLENSLDQL